Part of the Fusobacteriaceae bacterium genome is shown below.
GCAGCGCCAAAGGTCAGATGTAATATGTTTGAAACGACAGTAACATTAACCCGGGACATCGTCTCGGAATATCAAAGCGCCTTTCTGAAAAAAGGCAGATTCCAAAAAATGGTCATCATTTACGCTGTTGTGGTGGCCTTGTTCGCCGCCTACGTGCTGCTTTCGCCCCAAAAGGGCGGGATGCGCTATCTTTTGTTGTTGGCGCCGGTCCTTTTGGGCTGGTTTGTCTACAAAAAAGTCAGCAATCTCGCTTCGCAAGAGTATATGCGCTATGTGAGCGCCAACAACGGCGAGGACCTTTCGGTTGTTTACACCATAGACG
Proteins encoded:
- a CDS encoding YcxB family protein — its product is MFETTVTLTRDIVSEYQSAFLKKGRFQKMVIIYAVVVALFAAYVLLSPQKGGMRYLLLLAPVLLGWFVYKKVSNLASQEYMRYVSANNGEDLSVVYTIDETGINGVSGAQGNSMAFTYDQMTRVVETENLYVVFLKTHMVIPLAKAGFTKGTPEECKAWIESKIGV